Sequence from the Castanea sativa cultivar Marrone di Chiusa Pesio chromosome 12, ASM4071231v1 genome:
AAGAAACCAGCAGGAGATCCATTAACTAAACTGAGAAACGAACAGTAGTGACACATGTTACATGATGATTGTAGCTTCCAGAAattgtaattgattatttaatataaGCAGGCATTTATCATGTGCAAAATAGAAAGGCAGGTAGTTACAAGCTCAGCTAACACATGATGATTGGTTGTATTTGTTAGAGAGCTGTTATTCTGTTTTCCCTAATGGCTAATTAGTTGGGGCTGTATAAATACAGAGCATCAGGTGTAAGCTGTAATTCAGATTAAGAGCAATAATAATCTCTTCCATTTTTACTTTACATCTTGTATTTACGTTTCCTTAACTTTGCTTAATTGAACAGTGCAAGGGAACAACACAATAATAAAATGGTGGCACGgctaatttttaaaacagttGGAAATGCCTACTGCTGGTCAACAgagatttattttgaaatataattgcTTCATACAGTAAAATTATTAATGGTAATCATGTGGAATATCAAATACTCCAGAGGAAACTTATTGTAATTAGTAAGTCATGGATGCAAATCGTCACTTTCTTCTTCCATGAAGCTTGACCATATGAGAATCCCTTGTTTTCCCTcacttttaatttattgttataGTTAAACTAGCCTGTGTTGCTTTTCGTTTGATATCAGCAATAAATGTTTGGGAGTAACCTTACGAATGCATTTTCTGGAACCTATCCTAGAAATATGGGACTGTAAAACTGAGATATCTAGATTGTGGATTGTTGTGGCCCATGGAATGGGAATAGGAAGTGTATGCCACTTATCTGGGTATGGAATGCTGGActtatatgtaaaaatatagaTAGTTTCACTAGAAGTTAGAATTTAATAAGGTAGTTGGCTAATAGTCCTTATTTAGCCCAGTATTAGCcaagaatataaatatatataagattttgattttattttctatattgcTTTTCAGAAAGattataaaagagaagaaaaggttgaaaattttgtgatttCCAGAACTAGTGTACTGGAATTTTTAATTCACCAGGGTAGTAGTGAATTCTTTTCACTAGGCTTTAACATACATTGACCTAGGCTtccttgaattttttctttttcaaaagacTACTTCTGGATTTGGGATACATACAGTGGTTATCTATATAGCACATTCCATTCCTGATTTATCAGTCATCCATGTTTTACATTTTGAGGGTATGACCATCCTTGCTTTAGATATTATGTGCATGGTTTCTTGCATGATGTTGAAAAATTCCTTGTAGCAAATTGTGCGGAATTTCTGGTCAGTGGATATTTCAACTGTGATAATATAGGTTGCTGGTATTAGCCATACTTATTTTTGTCTGTTgtcattttatatattgacagGATGGAGGTGGATTAGCTGAGTTCGCTGTGACTAAGGAGAGCCTGACAGTCTCTAGGCCAGCCGAAGTTTCAGCAGCTGAAGCTGCAGGCTTACCGATCGCTGGTCTTACAGCTCACCAGGCCCTCACCCAACAGGCTGGGATCAAGCTTGATGGAGCTGGCCAGCAGAGGAACATTCTGATTACTGCCGCCTCAGGTGGTGTGGGTCACTATGCGGTTCAACTGGCAAAGCTTGGAAACACTCATGTGACTGCTACTTGCGGGGCCCGCAACATTGACTTTGTCAAGAGCTTGGGGGCTGATGAGGTTCTTGACTACAGGACTCCAGATGGGGCAGCTCTGAAGAGCCCATCTGGTAAGAAGTATGATGCCGTGATCCACTGTGCAAGAGACATTCCTTGGTCAACCTTTGAGCCTAATTTGAGTGCAGATGGGAAGGTCTTAGATTTAACTCCTGGACCTGGTGCCATTATGACGTTTGTTGTAAAGAAACTTACCTTCTCAAAGAAGCAGCTATTGCCTGTGTTGTTAAGTGCCAAGGGTGAGAACCTGGATTATCTTGTTAAGTTGGTGAAGGAAGGTAAACTTAAGACTGTGATTGACTCGAAGCATTCCTTGAGCAAGGCTGAAGATGCTTGGGCTAAGAGTATTGATGGTCATGCTACTGGGAAGATCATCGTGGAACCATGAGCCCATATGTAAGAATAATATGCTTGGAATTGTTGAGTTTGTATGTACTTAAATAGTGGTTTTTATAGGTCATGTACATAAAGAAAACATGATATATGCAGTTGAAAGGGGCATTTGACCTGAATCGATATTGTGAAATCATGAGTCTTAGGTGGTGATTATTTGTAGATATTCTGTCCACAACTTTGCATCGCAGAAGCACGTATGTTTGAACATTGAAGTACAAACGTTATGGAATATTTCATGTTTTCCCTAGTGTATgtgtttctctttttctttttctttttttttttttgcattggatttttattttcttgccatATACTTAAGTCATTTACAATTTGAATGAACCTTTGATCTGCATAGTTTTTTAATCCGAAAGAGTCTGATATTCTATGTTAGCAGAGTATGATGAAATGCCCCATACATTTGAAGGCATTAGAAGTTGGCTTTTGCTGTAATAAGATTGCCAATTAATTAATGTTCAAGATACTAAACTGACATGCTCCCTGTCAGTTGTTGGAACAACGCGAGCTGGACCAAGACTCGATTCAGAAAGATGTAAGATATAAGCTTGTACCTTAGCACtaggatttatttatttgtataaatCAACAACTAAGGGCCCTGAACGTTTACGTTGAAAACACTAGGAGATGTCAGTTTGAGTTATAGGGCTCTTGACTCATACACGTGGCTAGATGTGAATTAAGTATTTagtttatttctctttctttcaattgAGCGGATGGTGacttgaaaattgttttttcttattgCCTTGCACCTTTCACTAAATTTAAACCCTTATAGAAAGGTACATGCCACTGGTAAGAAAACTTCTATTGTTAATTATAGAATTTAAACATTTAGCGTACACTCTTATAgataaatgagagagagagagagagagagagagagagtctttaAACcgtatattttacttttaacaaCGTAATGCTTGTAAGCATGGTTTTGAGAATTGAGACTCGcttaataaatttcatattaaGACTTCCCACTTTTTCAATTAATGGTGATTCCATGCTAAAGAGGAAcaaatttcaattgaatttcATCCAAAAAGAAGTTTCAAATGAAAGCAATGTACCAGAGTAGATAGTAATGCAATGATTACATCTCTAATTACGGTGCTAGTGCTGCTGGTTTCACTTTGCTACAAAAAGGGGCTTTATGCACTAAGCCGGATCTTTTTGCTCAAAAGTGATTTTAATCTCAAGTTTGAAGTGACGTTTTTAGTCCTTAACAAATTTGAAGTGACCGCTTTTGatccttaaaaatatataattaaataaaacttaaaactatTGATTTTAgtctttaacaaatttaaagcaATTGATTTTAGTCCTTATAGAGtgatgaaatattaatttttagtttgaccaagtgttaaactttatttatttatttttgataagtaaaccCGGTGTTAAGCTTTTGAGATCAACAATGTATTTAAATGTTTTCTTCCCTTTGCCAAAAATATGTGACAAGAGAAGTAGTGCAAAATTCCTTAATGCTTTTCTTCTATAAAATGATAGGATATCGACAAGAAACAATGATTCTCTTTTTGCTACTTTGTGTCCAACTCCAAGACTTGATCAAGTTTTGCATTTGTTTTCGCTAGAACCCTGACAAATCTTTGCTTTCAAATGGATCATACAAACTTGTAGTCACCCCAACAggcagaaaataaaataatttatttttctggaAACTTAACTATATTAActctcataagtcataaccaACTCTATTTATTTGGGTCAAGTGAACCCTCATACATCAAATAAATGTATccgatttcatttttttaaaagaaaattgactcCTTTCTGAGTTTGCAGAAAATGAGCCAAAAAGTAATTGTTTTATTGTTTggcttttcttaaaaattattaatttttttttataattcattattATATGGACAAGAATTTTACTTCacgaaaataaatattaaatgagaaaatattattagtgtttattaggaaaaagcaattaaaattgtacattattagtttttattaggaaaaagtaattaactaatgaaaataacatttttttgaaaataattcttatataaaaaatatataaaataattttttaataaaattggataCAAtacttgaattgaataaatttgaaatttcggaaactcaattgaacaaaaataaaattagaagactaaaataaatttaaaacatacTTATAGAGCGCAATTTGTGTTTTAGCCTAAATATTATATGGCGAAGCGACTGATGTTGAAATGCAAGGTTTAGAAAAATAAGGTAGCAAATCGATAATTTTCCATCATAGTGTAtcatttttatacatatttttagtgCCACGTACacgacatttttataataacaattttaacaaaaaaaaaaaaaaaaatcaggtgGCAAAGTTTAGtaacaaaattagttgtagcctaaggttatgactttactcaatatctttttattggaggtgagtTTTAATAAatccactattggattacattttttctctatatcttttgatgatgcaaagaaaatcagtaggctggatgcttcggacttgaaaggactactggttctttctgcggcctgaaaaaagaaagaaaagcgaatcaaaggcggccggggctgccggccgaaaaccctccgatggcaaagttagtttttctctccatgttatgagttccaacttttctgaagtaaaaatgaacataccttggccttgcCCGAAACagcccttttatagtgttcttACAGGCGGTTATCAAGATTGGAACCTCTCCTAGATTCGAGGAGAGGTAggaatcaagtgtaacttgcataaccgtttgggagttatgcttctgttccacaacggatacctggcggttatgcgtgggataagggattgtcacgccatgctcggagattttcctaagtgtggtaccctcgtcctgggaccccttgaaggtgtACTGGTATGCGCAGGGGCTGTTTCGTCTAACAGACGAATTCTTTCAGGACGAGGTTATTAGCgatctggacgagtgcatcattCCGGTGatgcttacctcgtccagaaCTCTTCTTCCTTCAACGAGGTAATTCTGGGTAGGTTCCTGAGGGTGTTTACGATGGTAGCCAGGttatggacgacctttatggacgacttggagataggctaaATCAGCACCCTATCatctttcatgcttgcaaaatttctaaaaaattaaaagtcaatagctatgtcatcttgtttaaattgcaagtttttatattttaaaacaatgcataaaatttaagcttatagatcatatagtaaatagatgagtttcagttagctcaactggtaaaatctccgatagttgaataaaagatctagACTTCAATTCCCGTCTACACAAAAAATCgagctatcatttttttttatatacaagatagaatttctattctaacctttttttttttttttgagagagtttcaacctatggtgttcgtccctgatgatagctctttatcgtcagaccaagacaccaattagtttttggagtaggcggagattgaactccaaatcttttattcaaccatcagaaattttatcagttgagctataTATGAGTGTGAAGTTTAGtaacaaaattagttgtagcctaaggttacaactttactcaatatctttttattggaagtgagctttgataaatccaccattggattacattttctgtCTATATCTTCtatgcttataaaatttttaaaaaattaaaagtcaaTAGCTATGTCtcatttaaattgcaagtttttatattttaaaattatgcataaaatttaagtttatagatcatatagtaaatagaTGTGTTCTacttaactcaactggtaaaatttctaatagttgaataagagatctagacTTCAATTTCTGTTTACACAAAAAATGGGGCTACCATTAGGACACCATAAGTTAAACttgaaactcttaaaaaaaaaaaccatataatGAATTGAAtagatattatataataatttttttttgagagagtttcaacatatgacgtctgctcctgatgatgataccaataagtttttagtgtaggcagagattgaatctcaaatcttttatacaactatcagagactttaccagttgagctaactaaaactcacgatattatataataaattaaatagatattatataataaataatatccaattagtctactatctttttttctttataatttaatattgttttaataacgttatttttctattttttttagattcatGTTTATGAAAAATCACGGGTGTAATGTTGTCTAAAAGGGAAAACTGTTGATGGTCTACTTCGTTCCCTCTCTCTGTCTGCACAGAGAAAATTCAAAACTCTCGTCCAGACCGGCGCATGAGTCTACTATTCTGTCCCCTCTCTCTGTCTGCACAGAGAAAATTCAAAACTCTTAGTATGCGCCGGAACATGAGACCTTTGTCTCACCGACAGTGGACCCCACCTGTCAGTGAGACGTACCAGTGTTGAATATCGCAAGCATATAgttccctccctctctctcgtACACATACACAAAACTTATCATCTGTGACTGTGAATATGGCACGAAAGCTTATGCACGCGGTTCAGTACTTTGGCTATGGTGGAGAACCTTCTGGTTTGAAggttatttttcatatttatagtTCATTTTTACAATCaccattgaattttgatatcTGGGTTTTGCTGATTActtgtgtttaaattttaaagatttagatttgaaaaagattacaatttgCAAATTGAGATTATAGTCTGAGGTTTGGATTCAAGACCCATTTCACCAATCTATGTAATTCTGTGTCTTTGTTTTCAAACCATTTTGGCTCATCATGTGCTATGGTACGAggttaagattaaaaaaaaaaaaaaaaggaagaatgaGGATGTGTATAGGTGGCTTAGCTTTGTCTTTTCTTATATGTGAGCAATCAATTGAagcacttatatatatatttgtaaagaaTAAATTTCATTGAAGACTTATTATGAAATTGGGTTGTCAGGGgttaaaatgatttcatttgtataaaatattttgtagttTGGTGTTAGGTGATGACAATGATGGGCAATATTATATAGCCTTGTCAATTGTCATCATTGCTtgtcaagaaaaagaagaaaaaagatgagCACTATTCTATCTTTTGTGTAAAAGATAAGGAAATGGTCACTTGTGATGGAAATCCAAAGTCCACCTGTCCAATTCACAAAATTTggaatttcaataaaataagaattttaagAAGGGATGAGTACTGTCTCTTTATatgacaagttttttttttttttttttttggggggggggggggggggaattatGTGGTTTAATCAATAATGTTCTCACTTCTCATATAATAATGTTCTCACTTCTCATATAATAATGTAGtctttaataaaattatgaaaagttATCACTGATAGTTTTTGGAGGTTTGCTTTGTAAATTATGTGATTTAATCAATAGTTTCTATAGTGGtttaatcaatatttttcaCCCCTTTCCTtccaattcttttttcttgtttcttcaaCTTCTCTTTCCTACCCTTCTCATTTGGAGGCAATTGTTTTTACATTATATATTGCTATTTGTGAGTATGAGTATCGCCTTTTCCAACCTTTGAATGAAAGGAAATAAGTTTCCTGTTTGTTCTCAATATATCACGCATTTGATGATGCATCATCAAGAAATAAACGTGCTGTTTGAAGGATTTATTGACTGATATAACATTTTCTCAGGAACTTTATATCCAAATATGGTCTAGATAtttgtttgcttcttttttcttcttttttatttcttgatgATGCATCATCAAGAAATAACTGTTTTATTAATACTATTAATGTGCATAGTGCAATATGGGCAGTACCATATTTTGTCATCAAACTTGCTGTTTGGAGGATTTATTGACTGATATAACATTTTCTCAGGaacattatattaaaatatggtCTAGATAtttgtttgcttcttttttcttcttttttttaattatttatttattttattattatgaacCTCAGATATGTGTTGAAATTCATGTTTCTGTGAGTTAATTTCATCCACGCAACTATTGAAAGGAGTAAGCTGATTTCAGGTacataacttaaaataaataatagaatcaTTCTTCAGCCTGGTCTGTGTTAGTGATGACAAGTTGAAGATTATGtcaaagttcttttttttccccctccaaACCCCAAGAGAGAAGAACTAAGGGCTCTTATGTGATTtgacaaaaaatgaagaacCGGGGACTTCaagttgagaaaaaaattgaatttgctATGATGTAGTTTTGGAGTAGCATGGATCCTCATATCTACATGAGTtggattgttgttgttttttgtttttttgttttttataattttttttataatttttaaagatttaggATTATGGTACTCAGGTGGAGTATAATGATTAGACTATAATGCAGGTATCTCACCTCTACGATAAGTTCTTGTTCATCGTGCTGATGAAGCTTAAGTGGCTAAAATTGGGCTCATTGGAACACATAAAgggttaatttaattaataatccGTGATGTTTATATAAACTTCCTTCCTTGATTTGGTCTCAGTTATGATTGTAATTTTGGGTATGGAAGATTTTGCTAGTGAAACTCTTATCTTGTGATTATAATATTTGTTAACAACTTTATTGTTTGGCTGCACCTTGTCAGTACTTCATTCTTCTTTGACTTCCTTAGATGCCTTGGTCTCAGAATGATTAATCATAGCCTTTGTGGAAAATTAGTGACTGCTCATGGTCCTAAAATCTTTCTAGTTGGAAACTTAAAGTTGTGAATGTAGTTTTGTGGTTTTATTTTCTGTAAATATTTTCCTTGCATTTGCTGCATGCTTTGCAGAGCTATAATGTTATAAGTCTTTGAAATCATGTTAGTATACCTGTAGGTGCTTTTAAAGATAAATATATTTCACATTTATTGCAGTATGTTGAAGTTCCAGTTCCCATTCCAAAGAAGGATGAGCTCTTGCTAAAAGTGGAAGCAACTAGTATAAATCCATTTGATTGTAGAATTCAGAAAGGCGTGCTGCGTCCTTTTTTGCCTCGCAAGTTTCCTCACATACCTGGTAATTCTTTGTTGTGTGTGGTTCTATTAACAGAACCCTTTTTGTGAAGCCCTTTTTACCTAGGGAAGTCATTTAGTACATACATTTCGTTGACATTTGCGAAGCTGAGTTAAGCCATAAGTTGACTTTTGATTTCCTGTTACTATTTCAAAGCCTCAAACagttaatttttgtcaaatatgCTGACTAATAGTAAGTGCTAAGAATGACAGAAcacataataaaatttgtagatacCCTGTTcaagttaaataaaaaagaaaaaaaattatgactgtATTTTATGGATGCTCCTTTTGTGGCCATTTCTATATTAATCACGAGGATGCATATACATGTTTCTTTAATACCCACAGCTGCAAGCAAATACCAACAggaattttgtacttttttcattctttatcCAGGGGGCAAGGATTGAATGTTGTGCTCTTACCCTCCCTTTCAAATCCCATGCTTGCCACACCATGATATTATGATGCATTTCTCAATACATGTTAAAAATGTTTTCCTAATGTGCTTTAACTCAAATGACTTCCTTATCccataataatgggatggaTGAGGACACTGTTGCAGTTTTAAACgggtgtaacttaccaataattattaaataataaaatgtgcttCCTTACAGCACTTTTTCTTCAAGTATTTTTGAATTGGGTGTCTGATGCAAGGAGCATTAAAATCGtcgaatattttattttttgaatttggttttaatGGTGAGGGTTTTAAGGGATTTGATTAGATGTCATATTAATATAATCCCTAAAACCTATTTAATTTGTACTCCTTTAATGGTGAAAGACAGTTCAATTTGAATAAGGATAATATTATGATGGGTTGAGAATATGTCTCCTCCTTTGTTCTCTTTGTTTGGTGGTGATGCCTAGGGTTTTCAGGTAAATTCCAGGTGGTGAAACTTAGGGCTTCATTCTGTTGTTCTGTTTGTGAATCTTTATTTCCTATTTGTGTTCTGCATCAGTGTTCATGCTACTCAATTTGGCATGAAGAAGAACACCTTGTTCCGTTTGTGaatctttattttctatttgtgTTCTGCATCAGTGTTCACGCTACTCAATTTGGCATGAAGAAGAACacgttattattattgtatggGTTTTATAGTTTAGCTACTTATGTCAATTTAAAAGGGTAGTTGCATGTGACATCTCCTT
This genomic interval carries:
- the LOC142618793 gene encoding chloroplast envelope quinone oxidoreductase homolog, with the protein product MAGKLMHAVQYFGYGGGASGLKHVEVPVPIPKKDELLLKLEATSLNPVDWKIQKGLLRPFMPRKFPHIPGTDVAGEVVEVGPGVKSFKTGDKVVAVISHSDGGGLAEFAVTKESLTVSRPAEVSAAEAAGLPIAGLTAHQALTQQAGIKLDGAGQQRNILITAASGGVGHYAVQLAKLGNTHVTATCGARNIDFVKSLGADEVLDYRTPDGAALKSPSGKKYDAVIHCARDIPWSTFEPNLSADGKVLDLTPGPGAIMTFVVKKLTFSKKQLLPVLLSAKGENLDYLVKLVKEGKLKTVIDSKHSLSKAEDAWAKSIDGHATGKIIVEP